TTGGAAGTTCAAAATAGTGGAAAACAGGATTTTAATTATCTTTCTTCTAGTAAGCTAAAAGAGGGCTCGGAAAAATTTTATAATGAACTTTTGTTAAAGATTTCTGATGAGAATACGGTTCTATTTGAAGGGAAAATGAAAGATTTTAATAAACTTGATTCTAGGTTCATTGCAAAGGATAAAAGTGAAAAATTATTTTTCATGGTCAAAGTACCTGAAGAGTTAGGCAATGAGTTTCAAGGACTAGGATGTGAGGTTCAATTCAAATTTTACGTAGAAGGAACTCTCGGTGGAACATTGCCTGTAAATGGTCCCAAACTACCTGAAA
The window above is part of the Bacillus sp. SORGH_AS_0510 genome. Proteins encoded here:
- a CDS encoding TasA family protein gives rise to the protein MKKLISSLLIGVFAFGLIFSSSIIKTSAASKKQEIDIATSPEKILFDITNFKPGDWAERTLEVQNSGKQDFNYLSSSKLKEGSEKFYNELLLKISDENTVLFEGKMKDFNKLDSRFIAKDKSEKLFFMVKVPEELGNEFQGLGCEVQFKFYVEGTLGGTLPVNGPKLPETGTNMFNIIVAGAVLLLTGSILQFLFSRKRKSMERRV